From the genome of uncultured Cohaesibacter sp., one region includes:
- the yajC gene encoding preprotein translocase subunit YajC, producing MDASSPVLQILPFVLIFVIMYFLIIRPQRQQMKKHTEMVANVRRGDTIVTSGGLLGKITNATEDNEVTAEIADGVKVKIVRRNIAEVRSKGEPAGDAK from the coding sequence ATGGACGCATCCAGTCCAGTACTGCAAATTCTGCCCTTCGTCCTGATCTTCGTGATCATGTATTTCCTGATCATTCGTCCGCAGCGTCAGCAGATGAAAAAACATACCGAAATGGTGGCCAACGTGCGCCGTGGCGATACCATCGTGACGTCTGGCGGTCTCTTGGGCAAAATCACCAACGCAACGGAAGACAACGAAGTCACCGCCGAAATTGCAGACGGTGTGAAAGTCAAGATCGTTCGCCGGAACATTGCCGAAGTCCGCTCCAAGGGCGAACCGGCCGGGGATGCGAAATAA
- the secF gene encoding protein translocase subunit SecF translates to MKPIRFIPDGTKIPFMGSRIWSFPLSSLLIVASLALYFTFNLNFGIDFKGGTLIEIKTAEEVADLGSIRSSLNALDLGDVEVQEFGAPNDVLIRVQTQDATEEHSHEEAQQNVVDLVKETLGDSIEYRRVEVVGPRVSGELASAGTISVLSALFAVLVYIWFRFEWQFALGAVIATVHDVILTIGVFAFLQMEFNLTTIAALLTIVGYSLNDTVVVYDRIRENLRKYKKKPLTEILDLSINQTLSRTILTSGTTLLALGSLYFLGGEVIRSFTFAMIWGIFVGTYSSIFIAAPLLIFLNLRADQLEVKEDTDEAGNVTAS, encoded by the coding sequence ATGAAACCCATTCGATTTATCCCGGACGGAACCAAGATCCCCTTCATGGGGTCCCGGATCTGGAGCTTCCCGCTTTCGTCGCTACTGATCGTAGCCTCGCTTGCACTCTATTTCACGTTCAACTTGAACTTCGGCATCGACTTCAAGGGCGGCACGCTCATTGAAATCAAGACCGCCGAAGAGGTGGCAGATCTCGGTTCCATTCGCTCGAGCCTCAATGCTCTGGATCTCGGCGATGTCGAGGTACAGGAATTCGGCGCCCCGAACGATGTTCTCATCCGCGTTCAGACCCAGGATGCAACCGAAGAGCATAGCCACGAGGAAGCGCAGCAGAATGTCGTCGATCTGGTCAAGGAAACCCTTGGCGACAGCATCGAATATCGCCGCGTCGAAGTGGTCGGCCCCCGCGTGTCCGGTGAACTGGCAAGCGCAGGGACGATCTCGGTCCTCTCGGCACTCTTCGCCGTGCTGGTCTACATCTGGTTCCGGTTTGAATGGCAGTTTGCCCTCGGTGCTGTCATCGCGACAGTGCACGACGTCATCCTGACCATCGGGGTCTTTGCCTTCCTGCAGATGGAATTCAACCTGACGACCATCGCTGCACTGCTGACCATCGTGGGCTATTCGCTCAACGATACTGTGGTGGTCTATGACCGCATCCGCGAAAACCTCAGGAAATACAAGAAAAAGCCTCTGACGGAAATTCTCGATCTGTCGATCAACCAGACCCTGTCACGCACGATCCTGACATCGGGCACGACCTTGCTGGCGCTCGGCTCGCTCTATTTCCTTGGCGGCGAAGTGATCCGTTCCTTCACCTTTGCCATGATCTGGGGCATTTTTGTCGGCACCTATTCGTCCATCTTCATTGCAGCCCCGCTGCTGATCTTCCTCAACCTCAGAGCCGATCAGCTCGAAGTCAAGGAAGATACGGACGAAGCCGGCAACGTCACGGCATCTTGA
- the trmFO gene encoding methylenetetrahydrofolate--tRNA-(uracil(54)-C(5))-methyltransferase (FADH(2)-oxidizing) TrmFO, translating into MFQFRRSLVEGSAKVTPSKPSVTIIGAGLAGSEAAWQLANHGISVRLHEMRPAKSTDAHVTDHCAELVCSNSFRSDDHEANAVGLLHQEMREAKSLIMSAADANAIPAGGALAVAREAFSEAVTKALSEHPLIAIERGEIDALPPESDGLCLIATGPLTSKSLSQSILDATGEEALAFHDAIAPIVHFDSIDMDKAWFQSRYDKKGPNGTGADYINCAMNEAEYRAFIDAMLAAEKAEFKDWEKAAYFDGCLPIEVMAERGFETPRFGPMKPVGLTNPHKPDEDPYAVVQLRQDNKLGTLFNIVGFQTKMKYGAQTEVFRMIPGLEEAQFARLGGIHRNTFLNSPKLLDGTLRLKSRPSLRFAGQITGCEGYVESAAIGLLAGRFIAAEIHGRALTLPPETTAFGALLGHITGGHLIDSNGGRRSFQPMNVNFGLFPPVDFSRRREDGSRMRGVEKQLSKKKALTQRALEDARGWLKEIAFDNALT; encoded by the coding sequence ATGTTTCAATTCCGTCGCAGTCTAGTGGAAGGATCCGCCAAGGTGACCCCATCCAAACCATCCGTCACGATCATTGGTGCAGGGCTCGCTGGCTCTGAGGCCGCCTGGCAGCTTGCCAACCACGGCATTTCGGTCAGGCTTCACGAAATGCGGCCGGCCAAATCGACCGACGCGCATGTGACGGATCATTGTGCCGAGCTGGTTTGCTCCAACTCGTTCCGATCCGATGACCACGAAGCCAATGCGGTGGGGTTGCTGCATCAGGAAATGCGCGAGGCCAAGTCGTTGATTATGTCAGCGGCGGATGCTAATGCCATTCCCGCAGGTGGGGCCTTGGCCGTGGCGCGAGAAGCCTTTTCCGAGGCTGTCACCAAAGCGTTGAGCGAGCATCCGCTTATTGCAATCGAGCGCGGGGAAATCGACGCTCTGCCGCCGGAAAGCGACGGGCTTTGCCTCATTGCTACCGGGCCGTTGACATCGAAATCCTTGTCGCAATCGATCCTTGACGCGACCGGTGAGGAAGCGCTCGCGTTCCACGATGCCATCGCGCCGATCGTTCATTTTGATTCCATCGATATGGACAAGGCCTGGTTCCAGTCCCGCTATGACAAGAAGGGGCCGAATGGCACCGGCGCCGACTATATCAACTGCGCGATGAATGAAGCGGAATATCGGGCTTTCATCGATGCCATGCTGGCAGCGGAGAAGGCCGAGTTTAAGGATTGGGAAAAGGCAGCTTATTTTGATGGCTGTCTTCCCATCGAGGTGATGGCGGAGCGCGGGTTCGAAACGCCGCGTTTCGGGCCTATGAAGCCGGTCGGACTGACCAATCCGCACAAGCCCGATGAAGATCCCTATGCGGTGGTTCAGTTGCGGCAGGACAACAAGCTTGGCACCCTGTTCAACATCGTCGGTTTCCAGACCAAGATGAAATATGGCGCCCAGACCGAGGTCTTCAGGATGATACCGGGACTTGAGGAGGCGCAATTTGCGCGCCTCGGCGGCATTCATCGCAACACTTTTCTCAATTCGCCGAAATTACTGGATGGTACGTTGCGGCTGAAGTCGCGCCCATCGCTCCGGTTTGCCGGTCAGATTACGGGCTGTGAGGGATATGTCGAATCTGCCGCCATTGGCTTGTTGGCCGGGCGGTTCATCGCCGCCGAGATCCATGGCCGTGCGTTGACGCTGCCGCCTGAAACCACCGCTTTTGGTGCACTTCTTGGCCATATCACGGGTGGGCATCTGATCGATTCCAACGGTGGACGGCGGTCGTTCCAGCCTATGAATGTCAATTTCGGTCTGTTCCCGCCGGTAGACTTCTCCCGCCGCCGGGAGGATGGCTCCAGAATGCGTGGCGTCGAAAAGCAGCTTTCGAAGAAAAAGGCTCTCACTCAGCGAGCATTGGAAGATGCGCGGGGTTGGCTCAAGGAGATCGCGTTCGACAACGCGCTAACCTAG
- the secD gene encoding protein translocase subunit SecD — protein sequence MLHFAKWKVGLVLATVLCGILLSLPNLVSKETLSENYPSWLPNGQLVLGLDLQGGAHILLQVEEEGVIRERLEILRGDVRTLLREDKIGYTGLAIRNDAVQVRLRDPADIAAATTKLRTLVQPVASNLLTGGGANEAELNVSEDGIFRLSLTEEGISTRVSNAVSQSIEVIRRRVDELGTTEPSIQREGQSRILVQVPGLQDSDRLKNILESTAKLTFRMVDTSMSAESALQSRPPLDSEVLYETDDPLNPQPESQRVPYLVEKRVLISGDELDDAQPTFDPQTNEPVVSFRFNTSGATKFARVTEQNVGRPFAIVLDNEVISAPTIREPIRGGSGIISGSFTVDSANDLAVLMRAGALPADLTIVEERTVGPGLGRDSIEAGEIAGIVGSLAVVVFMFISYGLFGLFANAALIINVVLLIGVLSGLGATLTLPGIAGIVLTVGMAVDANVLIYERIREENNFGRSTIAAIDAGYSRALGTILDANITTFIAAVILFSLGSGPVRGFAVTLAVGIVTTVFSAFTFNRLLVATWLKYRRPSKLPI from the coding sequence ATGCTACATTTCGCCAAATGGAAGGTGGGATTGGTGCTTGCCACAGTGCTCTGTGGCATTCTTCTCTCGTTGCCCAATCTCGTCTCCAAAGAAACTTTGTCTGAAAACTATCCCTCTTGGCTTCCCAACGGTCAGTTGGTTCTCGGCCTTGACTTGCAGGGCGGGGCTCATATCCTGCTGCAGGTCGAAGAGGAAGGCGTCATTCGGGAGCGCCTCGAAATTCTTCGCGGCGATGTCCGCACGCTCCTGCGCGAAGACAAGATCGGCTACACCGGCCTTGCGATCCGCAATGACGCTGTTCAGGTTCGACTGAGAGATCCGGCGGATATTGCTGCGGCAACCACCAAATTGAGAACGCTCGTTCAGCCCGTCGCCAGCAACCTCTTGACCGGTGGCGGCGCAAACGAAGCCGAACTCAACGTCAGCGAAGACGGCATTTTCCGCCTGTCCCTGACGGAAGAGGGGATTTCGACCCGCGTCTCCAACGCCGTGTCCCAATCCATCGAAGTTATCCGCCGCCGTGTTGACGAACTTGGTACCACCGAGCCGTCGATTCAGCGCGAGGGACAGAGCCGCATTCTGGTGCAGGTTCCCGGCCTACAGGATTCCGATCGCCTCAAGAACATCCTTGAATCGACCGCAAAGCTGACCTTCCGGATGGTGGACACCTCGATGTCTGCGGAATCCGCCTTGCAGTCACGCCCGCCGCTCGATTCAGAAGTCCTCTATGAAACGGACGATCCGCTCAATCCTCAGCCAGAAAGCCAGCGAGTACCCTATCTGGTCGAAAAGCGCGTTCTGATCTCCGGTGATGAGTTGGATGACGCCCAGCCAACCTTCGACCCCCAGACGAACGAACCCGTCGTTTCCTTCCGCTTCAACACGTCAGGCGCAACCAAGTTTGCGCGCGTCACGGAGCAGAATGTCGGGCGGCCCTTCGCAATTGTTCTCGACAATGAAGTGATTTCGGCCCCCACCATTCGCGAGCCCATTCGCGGTGGTTCGGGGATCATTTCCGGCTCCTTCACCGTCGACAGCGCAAACGACCTTGCGGTTCTGATGCGGGCAGGGGCTCTGCCGGCAGATCTTACCATCGTTGAAGAACGAACGGTTGGGCCGGGTCTCGGACGCGACTCCATCGAGGCTGGTGAAATCGCCGGCATCGTCGGCTCCCTTGCCGTTGTCGTCTTCATGTTCATCAGCTACGGCCTGTTCGGCCTGTTCGCCAACGCTGCCCTCATTATCAACGTGGTTCTGCTGATTGGTGTGCTGTCCGGTCTCGGCGCAACGCTGACCTTGCCCGGCATCGCGGGGATCGTGCTGACCGTCGGCATGGCGGTGGACGCCAACGTGCTGATCTATGAACGAATACGCGAGGAAAACAACTTTGGCCGATCGACCATAGCCGCCATCGATGCCGGTTACAGTCGAGCGCTCGGCACCATCCTCGACGCCAACATCACGACCTTCATTGCTGCGGTCATTCTCTTCTCGCTGGGGTCCGGCCCCGTGAGAGGCTTTGCCGTGACGCTGGCCGTTGGTATCGTGACGACTGTTTTCTCCGCCTTCACGTTCAACCGCTTACTGGTCGCGACCTGGCTCAAGTATCGTCGCCCATCCAAGCTGCCCATTTAA
- a CDS encoding squalene/phytoene synthase family protein: protein MATTSGLDTFSFCQEELKRTDPVAHFIALIAAEKNRPALMVLYAFLAELKRIPRQVSEPTMGEIRLQWWKDVIAGSATQASEGCGGENIGPLGAALRTIIRQYQLPVSALQSIIEARIFDLYNDPMPDLNTYETYAGETRSLPLALAAQILNDGTPVDGLSDLCGHAGMAIALSEHLTEWQKTTKERKLFLPLEFFASHGVHLTDIHARTNDGEVKAALMDLVQRGEEHLFKAEAFLKSLDGGSKGPLSPAFLGLAPTALRLKRLQKDPMTHHSIPNWRQYASIVRRAALG from the coding sequence ATGGCGACCACATCAGGCCTTGATACCTTCAGCTTTTGCCAAGAGGAATTGAAGCGAACCGATCCCGTCGCACATTTCATCGCACTCATTGCCGCCGAAAAGAACCGGCCTGCATTGATGGTTCTCTATGCCTTTCTGGCCGAACTCAAACGCATTCCCCGTCAGGTAAGTGAACCAACAATGGGCGAAATCCGCCTGCAATGGTGGAAGGATGTGATAGCGGGGTCAGCTACCCAAGCGTCAGAAGGTTGTGGCGGCGAGAATATCGGTCCGCTCGGCGCCGCCCTCAGAACCATCATTCGCCAATATCAGCTGCCAGTGTCGGCCCTTCAATCGATCATCGAGGCCCGGATCTTCGATCTCTACAACGATCCAATGCCGGATCTCAACACCTATGAGACCTATGCCGGTGAGACCCGGTCTCTGCCACTGGCACTCGCAGCCCAGATCCTCAATGACGGAACACCGGTGGATGGCCTGTCGGACCTTTGCGGCCATGCCGGCATGGCCATCGCACTTTCCGAACATCTCACCGAGTGGCAAAAGACTACAAAGGAACGGAAACTCTTCCTGCCGCTTGAGTTCTTTGCGTCTCATGGTGTCCATCTGACAGACATCCATGCCCGAACAAACGACGGTGAAGTGAAAGCTGCCCTGATGGACCTTGTTCAGCGCGGCGAAGAGCATCTGTTCAAGGCGGAAGCGTTCCTGAAATCTCTGGATGGAGGGAGTAAGGGGCCTTTGTCGCCAGCATTTCTCGGCCTTGCACCAACGGCGCTCCGACTGAAACGGCTGCAAAAAGACCCAATGACCCATCATTCGATCCCCAACTGGCGACAATATGCCAGCATTGTGAGACGCGCAGCCCTAGGTTAG
- a CDS encoding MTH938/NDUFAF3 family protein, with product MTEAFYPGHDPIDYYGNGGFRFGTMSHQGALLFLPSGIRRWDVDEKPTLDSLTALMREKDDIEILLLGTGKFLTLPDPEFSAAIRAQGIKLDIMDTGAAVRTLNILLSEDRAVAAALLPVD from the coding sequence ATGACCGAAGCTTTTTATCCCGGCCACGATCCCATCGACTATTATGGCAACGGCGGTTTCCGCTTCGGCACCATGTCGCATCAGGGTGCCTTGCTGTTCCTGCCAAGTGGCATCCGCCGCTGGGATGTGGACGAGAAGCCAACCCTCGATAGTCTGACCGCACTCATGCGGGAAAAGGACGACATCGAAATCCTCCTTCTGGGTACCGGCAAGTTCCTGACTTTGCCAGATCCGGAGTTCAGCGCGGCTATTCGTGCGCAAGGCATTAAGCTCGACATCATGGACACCGGCGCGGCGGTGCGCACGCTCAACATTCTCCTGTCAGAAGACCGGGCGGTTGCAGCGGCCTTGCTGCCAGTTGACTGA
- a CDS encoding DUF1203 domain-containing protein, translating to MSFRIEGLNPDLFRHLFGLSNEALAQHNAVRHVAQTSPGLPDRICLRDLQVGESAILLNFEHLPTNSPYRSSHAIYVWEGATKAEVLIDQVPDVMQHRIIALRAFDKDDMMLSTELATGENIAMTINEMFADSQVAFIHAHFAKHGCFAARIDRA from the coding sequence ATGAGCTTCCGCATAGAAGGCCTTAATCCCGACCTGTTCCGCCATCTCTTCGGCCTCTCGAATGAAGCATTGGCCCAGCACAACGCCGTCCGTCACGTTGCCCAAACCAGTCCGGGACTTCCGGATCGCATCTGCTTGCGTGATCTGCAGGTCGGTGAAAGCGCCATTCTGCTCAATTTCGAGCATCTGCCGACGAATTCCCCCTATCGCTCCAGTCACGCCATCTATGTCTGGGAAGGAGCCACAAAGGCAGAGGTTCTGATCGATCAGGTGCCCGATGTCATGCAGCATCGCATCATCGCGTTGCGGGCCTTCGACAAGGACGACATGATGCTGAGTACCGAGCTTGCGACAGGTGAAAATATCGCAATGACGATCAACGAAATGTTCGCCGACAGCCAAGTCGCATTCATCCACGCCCATTTCGCAAAGCATGGATGCTTTGCCGCCCGGATCGACCGCGCCTGA
- a CDS encoding ATP-binding protein: MSAVELERIAALLQNIHEAIERAVPPKAVEADLAGADAFVWHASPVPHLQPVLKVNRVDLSLLKGIDRNRDMILENTRRFSKRLPANNALLWGARGMGKSSLVKACHAQVNGERSSDLAPLKLIEIAREDIETLPVLMNILRGREEQCILFCDDLSFDTGDTAYKSLKAVLDGGIEGRPDNVIFYATSNRRHLMPRDMIENERSTSISPSESVQEKVSLSDRFGLWIGFHNCSQGDYLDMVKGYVSEYGISVDADELRAKALEWATTRGSRSGRVAWQFIQELAGEKGVRLG; the protein is encoded by the coding sequence ATGTCAGCTGTCGAGTTGGAAAGAATCGCCGCTTTATTACAGAATATTCATGAAGCGATCGAGCGGGCCGTACCGCCAAAAGCTGTTGAAGCAGACCTTGCGGGCGCCGATGCCTTTGTCTGGCATGCGAGCCCTGTTCCGCATCTTCAGCCGGTCCTCAAGGTCAACCGGGTGGATCTGTCCCTGCTCAAGGGGATTGATCGCAACCGGGATATGATTCTGGAAAATACGCGCCGTTTCAGCAAGCGGTTGCCTGCCAACAATGCGCTGCTCTGGGGCGCGCGCGGCATGGGCAAGAGCTCGCTTGTCAAAGCCTGTCACGCTCAGGTCAATGGCGAACGCTCCAGCGATCTAGCCCCGCTCAAGCTCATTGAGATTGCCCGCGAGGATATCGAGACCTTGCCGGTCTTGATGAACATCCTGCGCGGCCGCGAAGAGCAGTGCATCCTCTTCTGTGATGATCTCTCGTTCGATACGGGTGACACCGCCTATAAGTCCCTCAAGGCCGTGCTTGATGGTGGGATCGAAGGGCGGCCGGACAATGTGATCTTCTACGCCACGTCGAACCGGCGCCACTTGATGCCGCGTGACATGATCGAGAATGAACGCTCGACGTCCATCTCGCCCAGCGAGAGTGTTCAGGAAAAGGTGTCTCTCTCCGACCGCTTCGGTCTCTGGATCGGTTTTCACAATTGCAGCCAGGGGGACTATCTCGACATGGTCAAAGGCTATGTGAGTGAGTATGGCATCTCGGTGGATGCCGATGAGCTCAGGGCCAAGGCACTTGAATGGGCGACGACGCGTGGGTCGCGCTCCGGCCGTGTGGCGTGGCAGTTCATTCAGGAGCTCGCTGGTGAAAAGGGTGTGCGGCTCGGCTAG
- a CDS encoding response regulator, producing the protein MEDDREQAELLAELLQAFGHTVVITHDADQALHRYKQQHFDILITDIIVSTESGPRGGILLIGRIRLEEAGTHRRIPIITISGALVAATHPSAGAQMQIIGADTHFEKPVSPQKLHEEILRLLEIAEKSQSGVANA; encoded by the coding sequence ATGGAAGATGACCGCGAGCAGGCGGAACTTCTTGCTGAATTGCTGCAAGCGTTCGGTCATACGGTGGTCATCACGCATGACGCGGATCAGGCTCTTCACCGCTACAAGCAACAGCACTTCGACATCTTGATCACCGACATCATCGTGTCGACAGAATCCGGCCCGCGCGGCGGCATTCTGCTGATTGGTCGTATCCGGCTGGAAGAGGCGGGCACCCACCGACGCATCCCGATCATCACCATTTCAGGAGCCCTTGTTGCAGCGACGCATCCTAGCGCCGGAGCACAGATGCAGATCATTGGCGCCGATACGCATTTTGAAAAGCCGGTATCTCCTCAAAAGCTGCACGAAGAAATCCTTCGTCTGCTCGAAATTGCTGAGAAATCACAATCCGGTGTGGCGAATGCCTGA
- a CDS encoding PAS domain-containing protein: MPDKHYLQRELEERIESDPGIWDFIRSASLDGVWYWDLENIEQEWMSPEFWTLFGYDPKTKKHLASEWQDIIFAEDLETAKANLYQHLEDPNHPYDQIVRYRHAAGHTVWVRCRGLAIRDESGKPTRLLGAHNDLTEQMSIRDRLADSNNLLAAVLNSVQSGVVGLLPDRRIAFINAAARDILGGRTEAVPFAWPDDIHFLDRESFQPIDEAHNPVERALAGKTLTGETHILACASQPQNRYVRLSSSSVENESARVQSVLVIDDVTSQEVSRQQVERSSRLDALGQLTGGIAHDFNNLLATMQYAVQLAQHQELPEKADKYLKTALSSIDRGTALTHRLLAFAKRQPGQAKASRVRTIIDEFSELARPTIEEHINLTFEINDPNLWVYCDISQLENALLNLFLNSRDAIIRSGKGSHISIVVRSVAEVDADVGIKLDNPDSYKARGMSEDQAADKARNDNRARRYVEFAITDNGPGMSEEVKRRSIDPFFTTKETNSGTGLGLSMVYGFIQQSDGEMRIYSEEGMGTTVRLLIPRGTVEGKREDPVERLPKAMGSGEAVMIVEDEANLLTMMKDIVETLGYRVFTARSGQQALDLLKAEQSVRVVLTDIVMPGEISGFDLAKRVVASNPHCKIIYMSGYTGFTTDEMGDAVAPMISKPATPTELGLALAEALSSN; the protein is encoded by the coding sequence ATGCCTGACAAACACTATCTGCAAAGAGAGCTTGAAGAGCGCATCGAGAGTGATCCGGGGATCTGGGACTTCATTCGATCAGCCTCTCTTGATGGTGTCTGGTACTGGGATCTTGAAAATATCGAACAGGAGTGGATGAGCCCGGAATTCTGGACTCTGTTCGGCTATGATCCCAAAACCAAGAAACATCTCGCCAGTGAATGGCAAGACATCATCTTCGCCGAGGATCTGGAAACGGCGAAAGCCAATCTTTACCAGCATCTCGAAGACCCCAATCACCCTTACGACCAGATCGTTCGCTATCGTCACGCCGCAGGCCACACGGTTTGGGTCCGGTGCCGCGGACTGGCAATCAGGGATGAAAGTGGCAAGCCAACCCGTCTTCTCGGTGCTCACAATGACCTGACCGAACAGATGTCCATTCGGGACAGGCTCGCTGACAGCAACAATCTGCTGGCCGCAGTGCTGAACTCTGTCCAAAGCGGCGTAGTCGGTCTGTTGCCCGACCGCAGGATTGCATTCATCAACGCAGCAGCGCGTGACATTCTGGGCGGCAGGACCGAGGCAGTTCCGTTCGCATGGCCGGACGATATTCATTTCCTCGACCGTGAGAGTTTCCAGCCAATCGACGAGGCTCACAATCCAGTCGAACGGGCACTCGCAGGAAAGACACTGACCGGAGAAACCCATATCCTGGCATGCGCCTCGCAGCCACAAAACCGCTACGTCCGGTTATCAAGCTCCTCGGTCGAGAATGAAAGTGCCCGCGTACAAAGCGTTCTTGTCATCGATGACGTGACCAGTCAGGAAGTCAGCAGACAACAGGTCGAGCGGTCCAGCCGCCTTGACGCTCTGGGGCAACTCACCGGCGGCATTGCGCACGATTTCAACAATCTGCTCGCCACGATGCAATATGCGGTGCAGCTCGCCCAGCATCAGGAATTACCTGAAAAGGCCGACAAATATCTCAAGACGGCGCTTTCCTCCATCGACCGAGGAACGGCACTCACACATAGATTGCTCGCCTTTGCCAAACGCCAACCCGGACAGGCAAAAGCAAGTAGGGTCCGGACAATTATTGACGAATTCTCGGAATTGGCACGGCCGACCATCGAGGAACACATCAATCTCACGTTCGAGATCAACGACCCCAACCTCTGGGTCTATTGCGATATCAGCCAGCTCGAAAACGCGCTGCTCAACCTGTTCCTGAACAGCCGGGATGCAATCATCCGATCCGGCAAGGGTTCTCACATTTCAATTGTCGTGCGCAGCGTGGCCGAAGTAGACGCAGACGTCGGGATCAAGCTCGACAACCCGGACAGCTACAAAGCAAGAGGCATGAGCGAGGATCAGGCCGCAGACAAGGCACGCAACGACAATCGCGCCCGCCGCTATGTGGAATTCGCCATCACCGACAACGGCCCTGGAATGAGCGAAGAGGTAAAGCGCCGCTCCATTGACCCCTTCTTCACCACCAAGGAAACCAATTCGGGCACGGGGCTGGGCCTGTCCATGGTCTATGGCTTCATTCAGCAGTCCGACGGCGAAATGCGCATCTACTCGGAAGAGGGCATGGGCACAACAGTCCGCCTGCTCATCCCGCGCGGAACCGTGGAAGGAAAGCGCGAAGATCCGGTGGAACGCCTGCCAAAAGCGATGGGTTCAGGAGAGGCCGTCATGATTGTCGAGGACGAAGCCAATCTCCTCACGATGATGAAGGACATTGTCGAAACACTCGGATACAGGGTCTTCACCGCTCGTTCGGGACAGCAAGCGCTGGATTTGCTTAAGGCAGAACAATCCGTACGGGTGGTGCTGACCGATATTGTCATGCCCGGTGAAATCAGTGGCTTCGACCTTGCCAAACGGGTCGTCGCCAGCAATCCCCATTGCAAGATCATCTACATGTCCGGCTACACTGGCTTCACGACAGACGAGATGGGGGACGCCGTCGCGCCGATGATCTCTAAACCGGCAACACCAACCGAACTTGGTCTGGCGTTGGCCGAAGCCTTATCATCAAACTGA